The nucleotide window GACCCGGAGTTCCGCGCCGCGCTGCGGTCCTACATGGAGTGGGCGGTGGCCGAGGTGCTCACCTATCCCGGGCCGCCCGGCGAGGTGCCGTCCGGGCTGGCCGTGCCGCGCTGGTCCTGGAACGGGTTGCAGCCGGTGTAACGCCCGGGGCGCTCCCCGCGTCTTGCAGGCGACGACCGGCTGTGGAGGTCCGTCGCCAGAGCCGGTCCGGCCAGGTTCCCCCCACTTGCCCGGACCGGCTCGTTCACGTCGGTGACGCGGTCCCGAGCCGGCCGACCAGCTCGGTGAGCGCCGGCCCCAGCGGCCGGTCGACCCGCACCGCGGCGTAGCGGTCGCCGCGGGTCTCGCCGCGGTTGACGATCACCACCGGCTTGCCCGCGTTCGCCGCGTGGCGGACGAACCGCAGCCCGGACATCACGGTCAGGGAGGAGCCGAGCACGAGCAGCGCCGCCGCTTCGTCGACCAGCCGGTAGCACTGCTCGACCCGCGGCCGTGGCACGTTCTCGCCGAAGAACACGACGTCCGGCTTGAGGACGCCCGCGCAGGCCTCGCACGCGACCGGCCGGAACCGGCGCACGACGTCGGCGGGCAGCTCGACGTCGCCGTCCGGGTTGATCCGGGTGGCGGCGCCGGTGAAGCCGGGGTTGGCCGCCCGCAACCGGCGGTCGAGCTCGGCGCGCGGGCTGGTGCGGCGGCAGTCCAGGCAGACGACCCGGTCCAGGCTGCCGTGCAGCTCGACGGCGTCCGCGGTGCCCGCCGCCTGGTGCAGGCCGTCGACGTTCTGTGTGATGACGCCGTCGACGTACCCGCCTTCGCGCAGGGCCGTCACGGCGCGGTGGCCGTCGTTGGGGTCGGCGCGGGCGATGGTGCGCCACCCGAGGTGGCTGCGGGCCCAGTACCGCTGCCGCCCTTCGGCGCTGGTGACGAACTCGTCGTAGGTCATCGGCGTGTGCCGGCGCAGGCTGCCGCTTTCACCGCGGTAGTCGGGGATCCCGGATTCGGTGGACAGCCCGGCCCCGCTGAGCACGGCAACGCCCCCACGCGCGACGACGCGGGTCAGCTCGTCGAGATCGGCGGTCCGCGGCAGCGGTGCCTCCGTCGACGTCCAGGAGAGAGTGGGCCGGGTCCGCACCCACGCCAGGGTACGCGGGGCGGACGGCGTCATCGAGCGCCGCGCTCCGGCCCGTCCCAGACGGAGTCCGCGTCCACAAAAGACCTGAGCAGGGTCGTCAGCACGGGATCACCGCGGCCGTTGCGCTCGTCGGAGGCGATCCGGCGTGCCACGCCGGCCAGGAAGTCGGCGATCTGGACCCGGGCGTCGTCGCGGGAGTCGACGAAACGCACGCCCGCCAGGCGCGGGCCGAGCGTCGCTTTGAGCTGGAGCACGCGCTCGGCCGTGAGGGCCAGCTGCTCGTCGTGGACCAGCTCGACCGGGGTGCCGCTCGCGCTCCAGTGGCGGACGGTGTGGATCACCGCCGGCACCAGGGGGTCCAGCACCGGCACCAGGCCCGGGTCGGTCGCCAGGCGGGCGCGGTACGCGGCCACGCGCTCGGCGCCGCCGCGGAAGCGGGCGACCAGCTCGCCCGCTTCACCCGGGACGCGCGCCAGCTCGGCCACCAGGGCGAAGAAGTCCTCCGGTGACGTCGGCACGCCGCGGCGCGGCCGGAGCCGCAGCACGCTCACGAACGCCGTCAGGAACGACTCCCAGCGGGCCGCGCCGAACGCCGCCGGGCCCGTGCGGTGCAGGGTCCGGGCCATCGCCTCCGTGCCCGGCTCGGCCAGCAGCGTCACCGCCGCGCGCACG belongs to Amycolatopsis tolypomycina and includes:
- a CDS encoding DUF3800 domain-containing protein, whose protein sequence is MRPVEIACDESGSEGENLLGGETDVFAHAGIRMPGPDAAACVREIRARIGSPAEEYKANHLLRAKHRPVLEWLLAPDGPLAGRGHVHLTDKTFFAVRAAVTLLAEPGTEAMARTLHRTGPAAFGAARWESFLTAFVSVLRLRPRRGVPTSPEDFFALVAELARVPGEAGELVARFRGGAERVAAYRARLATDPGLVPVLDPLVPAVIHTVRHWSASGTPVELVHDEQLALTAERVLQLKATLGPRLAGVRFVDSRDDARVQIADFLAGVARRIASDERNGRGDPVLTTLLRSFVDADSVWDGPERGAR
- a CDS encoding NAD-dependent protein deacetylase, whose product is MRTRPTLSWTSTEAPLPRTADLDELTRVVARGGVAVLSGAGLSTESGIPDYRGESGSLRRHTPMTYDEFVTSAEGRQRYWARSHLGWRTIARADPNDGHRAVTALREGGYVDGVITQNVDGLHQAAGTADAVELHGSLDRVVCLDCRRTSPRAELDRRLRAANPGFTGAATRINPDGDVELPADVVRRFRPVACEACAGVLKPDVVFFGENVPRPRVEQCYRLVDEAAALLVLGSSLTVMSGLRFVRHAANAGKPVVIVNRGETRGDRYAAVRVDRPLGPALTELVGRLGTASPT